From the genome of Populus alba chromosome 10, ASM523922v2, whole genome shotgun sequence, one region includes:
- the LOC118043066 gene encoding protein BPS1, chloroplastic → MFLTETSIFPYFFDPFNNTKKKNKKDAAHMKFDLLSHSFDESLLRRLKTLTTSSPSSPPSVAINLSWLSSALDFLSFTHDEAINLLSSLKLDNSLDFYLDNSVKLLDLCNSISSEIERFRHRRLILSFALHVLSDGSEDQEKLTRARFSLSDWVNNYKGPIFDSNNNLENLARDLELRLKEVPRGKISADLRLVRRTIYAVGLVTVFVAGVVVTALRGSTGLVVAVRAPPEFLWADSFNFLNTTISNRPDKKRYLLNELDEMEARIKEVSGVMVDGSGENGERSRSAVKELEMVTERLGEGLDRLGNGVNEIFNSVLSTRKGMLEKMRVGPQEKRSDARKFTSNLDTKRVLDNVSPCVSKIV, encoded by the coding sequence ATGTTTCTAACAGAGACTTCCATTTTCCCTTACTTCTTCGATCCGTTTAACAAtacgaagaagaagaacaagaaagatgCAGCCCATATGAAATTCGACCTTCTCTCTCACTCCTTCGACGAATCCCTTCTTCGTCGTCTCAAAACTTTAACCACTTCCTCCCCCTCATCTCCACCGTCCGTTGCAATAAATCTCTCCTGGCTTTCCTCAgcccttgattttctctccttCACACATGACGAAGCCATAAATCTACTTTCATCTCTCAAGCTCGAtaattctttggatttttaCCTGGATAACAGTGTCAAGCTCCTCGATCTCTGCAACTCGATCAGTTCAGAGATCGAACGCTTCCGCCATCGCCGACTTATCCTCAGTTTTGCACTTCACGTTCTTAGCGACGGCAGTGAAGATCAAGAGAAGCTGACAAGAGCTAGGTTTTCGTTATCTGATTGGGTAAATAATTACAAAGGACCCATATTTGATAGCAACAACAATTTGGAGAATTTAGCTAGAGATTTGGAATTGAGGCTTAAGGAGGTTCCACGTGGAAAGATCTCAGCCGATTTAAGGCTTGTTCGCCGTACGATCTACGCCGTTGGGTTAGTAACGGTATTCGTTGCTGGAGTTGTGGTCACGGCGTTACGTGGATCCACGGGCTTAGTTGTTGCCGTTAGAGCGCCGCCTGAGTTTTTATGGGCGGACTCGTTCAATTTTCTCAACACAACGATTTCAAATAGGCCAGACAAAAAGAGGTATCTCCTCAACGAGCTTGATGAGATGGAGGCGCGTATTAAGGAAGTGAGTGGCGTCATGGTCGACGGTAGCGGAGAGAACGGGGAAAGGTCAAGGAGTGCCGTTAAGGAGCTGGAGATGGTGACGGAGAGGTTAGGAGAGGGATTGGATAGGTTGGGTAACGGCGTGAATGAAATATTCAATTCGGTTTTGAGTACTAGAAAGGGGATGCTTGAGAAAATGAGAGTGGGTCCACAGGAAAAACGAAGCGATGCTAGAAAGTTTACAAGTAACCTAGACACTAAGCGTGTACTGGATAATGTGTCTCCTTGTGTTtctaaaatagtttaa